The DNA window TAAATACCTTTATTAAAACAATATGAAAGCATAATCAAAATATTACTAGACAAACAACATATTAATCAAACTAATTATTTAAAAAATGATATTGATTTGCAAGCTCATACAGAGAAGATGAGGATAGTAGATAATATCAAAAAGAAAGCAGAAAAACAGATTTACTTACTAAACGGAGTATTGTTATTAAATTCATGAAAAGACTAATGCACCAGTATATTTTAAAAATCGAGTTATTACACTCAGAAAAACTATTTAGAAAAAGACAAAAACTTGATTCCTATTTTGTAGTATGAAAATAAAAAACGACCTTTGGCCGATTTTAATATAAACCCTCATTTTTATATATGGACAATAGCAAACAACTGGGCGCATTTCAAAAAACAATAGTTGGCGTTCAATTTCTTTTTGTGGCATTCGGGGCAACCGTTTTAGTTCCACTGTTAGTAGGGCTCGATCCTTCAACAGCTCTTTGTACAGCAGGAATAGGTACTTTAATCTTTCATTTAGTTACGAAAGGTAAAGTACCTATTTTTTTGGGCAGTAGTTTCGCATTTATAGCACCAATAATTAAAGCAACTGAGCTGTATGGTTTGGCCGGAACACTTTCCGGGCTTGTTGCCGTAGGTTTAGTATATGGATTAATGAGTGCAATTATTGCCTGGAGAGGTACAAGTTTTATCCGCACCCTCTTTCCTCCTGTAGTTATAGGCCCGGTTATTATCCTGATTGGTATATCATTATGCAGTTCCGGAGTAAACATGGCAAAAGAAAACTGGATACTGGCAATTGCTTCTTTAGCTACAGCTGTTCTGGTTACATTACTAGGTAAAGGATTACTAAAATTAATTCCTATTTTCTGTGGAATAGTAGTAGGATTTGTATTAGCATTTATCTTAGGTGCGATAGATTTTACTCAGGTTGTCAATGCTCCATGGTTTGAACTTCCTAAATTTATAACACCCGAATTTTCCTGGGGAGCGATATTCTTTATGGCACCTGTAGCTATTGCACCTATCATTGAACATGTTGGCAATGTCTATGCT is part of the uncultured Bacteroides sp. genome and encodes:
- a CDS encoding solute carrier family 23 protein, which translates into the protein MDNSKQLGAFQKTIVGVQFLFVAFGATVLVPLLVGLDPSTALCTAGIGTLIFHLVTKGKVPIFLGSSFAFIAPIIKATELYGLAGTLSGLVAVGLVYGLMSAIIAWRGTSFIRTLFPPVVIGPVIILIGISLCSSGVNMAKENWILAIASLATAVLVTLLGKGLLKLIPIFCGIVVGFVLAFILGAIDFTQVVNAPWFELPKFITPEFSWGAIFFMAPVAIAPIIEHVGNVYAVNDVAGKDFVKDPGLHRTMLGDGLACMVAGTLGGPPVTTYSEVIGAMSLTKITSPSVIRIAAVTGIVFSMVGKISALLKTIPNAVLGGIMMLLFGMIASVGINNLIQSRTNLSDPRNIIIVSLILTFGIGGAVFQFGDFSMTGIGLAAVLGVILNLILPKERKQASAE